The Oncorhynchus kisutch isolate 150728-3 linkage group LG10, Okis_V2, whole genome shotgun sequence region GTACTGAATTAGGTCGATTAATAAGCGAGGTTCAGATATAGGTTATGCAAAATCGCCGAACAGTGCGCTCAGCCTCCGGCGACTAGGCCGGGGTGAGAAATTAACACCTGCGACTGATTATACCAGCCTTTTGTGTGGACAAGGGCTCGTATATCCGCTTTtaaaaaaaagcacatttttaaAAATCGCCAAGGAAAGTATGTAcaagttatatatatttttgagtaACAGACGGTCAGTAGCGCAATAGCCTACATGTTCGTGAAATaagattcatatatatatatatatatatatatatcaaaaaaaGCATGGTCATCACCGTTACAGGCTAGACAAGTTCACCAAGAAACAAACGACATTCGAAACAGCACATCGAAGGATAATATTTATGGTGAGTGAATCTTCTGTAAAAGATCAGATGAGAATGTTTTTAGTGCGACGGTGTAAACGCGGCTTCTACCGTGTAACAATGAAATGATGAAACGGGGAGTGGCTGCAATGCAATCACCACGCTAACAGACAAAAACAAAATCAGCGTGGCAATGTCATGTCCAAACTCAGATGCCACGTTTGAACAACAGCGATAGCCTATTTCAAAGCGAAAGAAATTGGATTTGTCTGAAAAGCGAGATTGATCACTTCGGTCAAGTTCCAAGATCGTACTATATGACGAGCAGCTTCTAATCGGGCTAACTATCATATTGATATGAATGGGACGAGATTACCGACGGAGGTTTCTTACCGTGCCTGTTGTGTCAGGAGTATGCCGCTGACTCTGCAATTTAGGCGTTTTCAAAGCTGGAAAGCAGAGGACAGTCGGCGCTGCGCGCAGAAATCTGCCCCCAACACTAGGAAAGAAAACGGAAACTACTGGCTCTTGAGCACGCGCAAGGTTTAGTGCTCTTGAGGGTGGGGTGCTTTCTATCGTTTGCGCGCCCCCGCTCTTATCAACGCGAACGTCCCATCAATGACAACGTAGACCTGGCTGAGAAGACAATTACATATGAGTTTTGTTTAATTTAAATTCCATAAACCATGGCAATAATGCCAGGGAGTCTGATAATTCATGGCATAAGTGACAACAATGATTCATTTAGTATTTTGGCAGTTTATGATTTTAGGTCCTCATCCACAACACAAACTCCTTGAAAAACAAAGCTCTGTGTACATTTTCCCCCCAGAAATGCATGTTctgtaaaggagagagaaaaaaagagagaattagagagagcatatgtggggtggccagtcctcttctggctgtgccgggtggagattataacagaacatggccaagatgttcaaatgttcataaatgaccagcatggtcgtataataataaggcagaacagttgaaactggagcagcagcacggccaggtcgactggggacagcaaggagtcatcatgtcaggtaatcctggggcagggtcctagggctcaggtcctccgagagagagaaagaaagagagaattagagaacgcacacttcgaTTCagacaggacaccgaataggacaggagaagtactccagatataacaaactgaccccagccccccgacacataaactactgcagcataaatactggaggctgagacaggaggggtcaggagacactgtggacccatccgagggcacccccggacagggccaaacaggaaggatataaccccagtACACAGTTCTAAAGAATTGTAGATGATTTTTGACTGGGTGCATTGTGCCAGTCAGTACACGTCTGTTGTGTTCGTCTCCAATGGCCTGCTTACATGCACATTGGCACAGGCAATTAAACCCAAGTTACCCAACACCTGCTAACAGGCTCTGCTGAAAAATGTGCCAGATCAGCAAGATTTCACAAGTTTCATAAGGCAATCCAAACACATCTTAACTGTCTTTCTAACCTATATTTCCTTATATAAAGCTTCTgggtcattctctctctctctcagatagtTTTAATTAGATTACCAATACCATGTGTGGAGTGCCAACGACTCACACAGTAATTGCTTTCTGGATCATTAGTCGGTGGCACGTTACACTGCAAACAAAGAGGACTCCAAAACATCTTGGTCAAGGCTTAACAAAACTCTTTATTAATGAGACACTACAAAACATTACATTGGAAACGCGCATGTGTTGCAGTACTACAGGAAACACATCAATGAAAAGGAAGACATCAACTTATACTACACAACTGTAATGATTGAATTCCTGTGTAGATGaataatacattttcaaagtAATACATCATAGCATAATTCAATTTTGTTCCCATCCAAGTGAAGTCCTTTCCTCAGCTGTATCTCCTAAGTTTATTctgtaaggtgtatgtacattttGTATGTGTGCAATTTTTCTATACATAAAtatgcaaataaaataaaagtatacAACAAAAACTCAAGTGGAGGTCGGAGAAGCATGTTTAAAAGACCGTTTTTATTACATTGTCCTTGAACATCTGTCTGTGGCTCCTCTTCAGTCATCTTCTGATGAGCGCTCATAAACGTTGCCTTGCCTCACGGAGAGCCTAAATAAGGGCATCAAATATTGAATCAGTGAGCCATTGTGATTTGACAATAGGAAAGAAGTGACATGAATTGACAAGGATGTTCAGGTAACCTTCTGGATGGCATCCCTAGCAGGGTCATCCTGGAGAACCGTAGCCCTGTCCAAAGCTCTTTCAAAGTGGGCAACACCGGATTTAAAGTTGACAAGCTTCACTGGGAGGGGACACAGAATGAAAAGACTGTTAGGACCAGTTCAATGCTTTGACCAAGATCAAGTAGACAAAGACTAATCACAGTTTCCATGAAATCATCACTTGTGTCCCCAAGTTGTAATTCAAAAGAATCAGCATTGATATGCTGTCCACATCTGATCAGAATTGTATGGACATGTTCCCATTCAATCCTATAAACGTCAATGGaaaagggatacctagtcagttgcacaactgaaagcattcaaccgaaatgtgtcttccgcatttaagccaacccctctgaatcagagaggtgcggggggggggggggggggggggctgccaggTGAGCAGTTGTGGGGGTTTactgccttgctcaagtgcagaacggcagatttttccaccttgccagctctgggattcgaacaacactgtcccaacactctaacctctaggctacctgccgcccctcaatGGAACCACagtacataaaaaaaatacattatattAATTAGATCAAGCTCAGACATGAGGAGATAATGGCATTTTCTTTAAGAGTCTGTAAAGATGAACTTAAAATACAGGCCAGGGGGCCATTGCTATTGCTATGCACATCACAACTTATCAACGACTCAAACAAGGGGTATCTCCACACTTCTACCTGCACTTACTCTCTGACTGTGCCACCAACACACAGGCGTTCAGTTGCCACTTCTCATCAGCGATTTCATTGGCCACGGCGAGTGAGCGAACGCCGTAGTCCCGGGCCGCCACTGGCCAGCGGGATCTTTTCCTCCCAGCTGAGAATGGAGAAGGAAATACACAAACAACAGTGAATAGAATACATACATTAGGAGTCCTTTGTATTAAACTATTTGCTTCATCACACATCCCAAACATAAAAACACAGATGTGCCATATACTTTGAGTTTCCACCGACGCATCAATAGCCTGTGGGAACTTTCCTATTCTGGCGTACGCCCGGCCAACATTATCAAGTGCCCCTGACTTTGCGTCTGGGAGTTTGCTGTTGGACAACAAAGAAAGCGAAAGAACACTGTTAAAACATTAAGATGCAGTGTGTGAAAAGCACTTGATTAGAAATGTGGGACGTTAGAAAAATCACATACGCTTCTCTACGTGTTTATTTGGATAGTGAAGCTAAAACTCTTAATTTGGCTttgtactccagcattttggaccggagatcaaatgttttatgagccgacagtacagaatgtcacctttttatttgaggttattttcatacatatctgttttacctTTTAGTTATAAATGCACTTTATGTATTTAGTCCCCTCGTTTGAAGGTgtcaagtatttggacaaattcacttagttTATTAAATGAAGTCAAAAgcgtagtatttggtcccatattcctagtacGCAATGACGACaccaagcttgtgactctacaaacttgttggatgcatttgctgtttgttttggttatgttgtgcccaatagaaattaatggtaaataatgtattgtgtcattttggagtcactgattgtaaataagaacagaATGTTtatgaacacttctacattaatatgaatgctaccatgattaaggataatcatgaatgaatcgtgaataatgatgagtgagaaagatgTACCAAAGATCATGCCCCCAATACATGCTTACCGTTGACCAGGATGTATTGATAAGCATTAAACTACCATATTCATCCTTGGGTCTGTTCTGTCTTATCAGCATCAATCTCTTCCGGGCTCTTGAGTACAAAACGGGTGGGATCAGAGGGAGGGTTCTGCCGGGTCTTGTTCCACTTCTGCTGCATGAGCTTGCGGTCTCTCTCCCGCGCATAGATGGGCTTCTGCTGGCGCCagaaatcagtgtgtgtgtccagatagGTTCTGCAGTCTCCCCCCTCCCCGCATCTTACCTTTCACCAAGTTTGGAGGACATTTATGACTTGAGTGGAATATTTGCCCTTTACCACACACTGGGCTCTGTAACTCATGCTGATAATAATGAATGTGTAAAGGGAATCAAAGGACACGGAGAGGCCAATTCTCCAGATAGGGTACGTGATAAAAGAGCATCTTCCCAAGTGTGACAGTGTATTGATTGTGTACTGAAACTAAGACAAAAGAGTGAACGTACAGGAACAGGCTAAGTAAAAGATTTCTGGCTGCCCTACCTTCATCTTTCAGTAGCTTCTCCTTATCGCTGTAGAGCTCTCCCAGAAGCTGCTTGGCTGTCTTCTCACTCTTAGGCATCTTCTTGTTCTGATGCCTCATCTCCCTTCTCAGAGGGTGAATCAGCCCCTTCGGCCGTCCCTTCTTCCCCTGCCAATCAATCCCACACACAGAACTCATCCCGAGGATAACACGCATGTAGAGGTGGGAGGAATTATGAAAAAGATGCAGCTCGTCGTCTCAAGGCTTTACCATTGACTCACCTCATCGGCCTTGTGGAAGAAGGACAGGTCGCCCTTGTTCTCCAGGTTCACAGATGAGGGGTCTGAGGTGGTAGAAAGGTAAGATATTTAGAAAACCAGATGGAAAACTCACAAAAACTGCATTATGAGAACAATGAGGTACTCAATCTGTTGGTCTTTTACAAAAATATTTTTGACCCAGTACTTACAGCCCACAGAGTTGTCGATAGCCTCTTGGGCCTTCTGGATTCCCAGTCTAAATTCCTGCAGCTCTGGCCACCGTTTGTGCCCCCTGTGGTAAAACACCAGGGCAAACTCAAAGTTTCCCATGGTGTATAAAGCTTCCGCTTTCTGATACAAACCCTGGGAAATGAGGAATACAAATAAATCAATGGATTTTGCTTGGGACATGATGACAAATCAGAAACAACAGTGTGCCTTAgtggtcattgaaaataaaaaagctTTGAATTTCAGTACAGTAGCTGGCCAACAGGGGGATCTGTTCCGTTCCAAACAAAACAGACAATACAAAGCTTTCCTCAATAACGGCAAACACTGGCTGAGAGATAATACAATGACTGCTACACAATCATGCCAAAGGCTGAAAATGGAACAGGGCTGAATGATGCCCAATGTTTAAACTGCACCTTTAAGCATTATTTGTCCTCATAGAGAGAGGCCTCTGCGTCCCTCAATGCATTATCAGAATCTCCCATCTTTATATAACATTTCGATCTGGCAACCAGACCATTTTTGTAATCTGGCTGAAGAATCAATGTCTGAAAGAAATGTATAAACTGTCATTAGCTACAAATACAAACTTGACATACATGTAGTGTAGACTTGAGGTAGCAAAAAAGCCACTGACTGAGAAGACAGCCCAAACGACTTGGCAACCAGTGCATACGTTTTCAATTGACAGCTGTGTAACAGAAGACTAAATGCATATACACAGAGATTGCATTCAACCACAAGCATAACACTCAGCAAATATATTAAATGGTCATAGCTAAATAGCTAGCTATGATTGGCTAAATGTTTACTGTTTAGCTATCATTAGAGCTTCCCCAAATATATAATCTATGCTACTACTCGTTTCCTGTACACCCGCTATTCAATCAGATCACTCATTACACAAACTCCACAGCAGGGAGAGGTAATGCATCTTTTGTCATGTCACTCAGTCAACAAACGAGCAACCGAGCATGCACACACTGCATTGTTAACTTGTGCTGCCCTGTCCCCAAGAGGGCACGTTCGAGCGGATCACTTTTGTCGCCCTTTCAAAGTATGTTGCATTATGGGGATAATAATTCTCCGACTTGCGCCAACATGTCAACAGCATGAATGTTACAAAAATCATGTGATCAAAAAGTCATGACGTTTTGACTGCAGTCAACTGCACGTTTCTGCAGTTGATCTTCATAACTTCATCCTGCAGCCATCGCTTGCATTGTTAGgttatgatttcagtttgtgattGTGTGACATGGGGTTTGGagacatgtttttttcttctcaacATGATAATGAAAACATTTGataaacaatggcaacactgccatgtttaTCTGAGCCTTGTTGTTGGAAAACCACATTAGTGTCTGACTTTTGGCTGTGTGGACTCGTCCCTCGGGACCCAAAAGGTGCACGTTATGCTTTTTAACGTAgccctacacagctgatttaaataatcaactaatcctcaagctttgattatttgaatcagctgtgtagtgctagggcaaaaacaaaaatatgCACCCATTGGGTTTACAATTGCACTTTCATATCAGTACATCATTTTGCTTTATTTGAActaatgatagctagctaccagtggaggctggtgggaggagctattggaggatgggctcattgtaatggctggaatggaataaattaaacggtatcaaacacatcaaacatacggaaaccacgtttgactccgttccactTATTCCAATCCAGCCATTACAcagagcccatcctcctatatcTCCTCCCACCAGTCTCCACTGCTAGCTATCAAGTGGGTGGACCAGCTTTCCCAAATGTGAACAGTGTGTAAATTAACGTAAAGTTTTGCTTGCTAGCCAACCAACAACGTCAATGCCGCTATCAAAACAATATGATATGAAATATATGAAACTGATCATGACCAGATTTCATTTCACTGCGATTGGTTAGTATACATGCAATAATACTTGTATACTGTCAATCACTGAGATGAATTATTTGCATTGCCTGGCTTCATTAAAAATGATTAATCTGATGGTCCTGGCATGGTTTCGAGGCCTGTTCAGAAACCTTGAAAGTGTGGTGTCAAAGGACACTTTGATAATGAATAAAGTTGACTTCATAGCTTTTACTGGTAAGGTTAATAATACAACTCTGGTTGTGGAAAGCAGAAATGCCAGGTTGAAGGTTATTGTGGAGATGGCAAAAGATATTGAGATCGATCAAGTTTAATGGGGTTGGGGAGAggtttttgggggaggggggtgggtgtGGTAGAAGTTAGGGAATTCATAATTGGACAGATCATAATTGGACAGATCATGATTGATCGTACATTCCAACACAGTAGGTGCACTTTAAACGTTTGTTTGCGGACCATCATCATATCGAAGAAGAAGTGTAATGGCGGCTGGTAGAGTTTTTTGAGTCGACCCTATGTAGCCGAtgcgaaatggctagctagttagcggtggtgcgcgctggtagcgtttcaattggtgacgacactcgctctgagaccttgaagtagtagttccccttgctctgcaagggccgtggcttttgtggagcgatgggtaacgatgcttcgagggtgactgttgacgttgtgcagagcgtccctggttcgtgcccaggtcggggcgaggggacggacgtaaagtctatactgttacacctaCATGGCGGAAAATTCAAGATACAAGAACAATTTGAACAGTTTGCTACGACAGCGGATGAAGGAGCGTGGAGATGTGGAAATGGACAGAGGGGAAGAAGTAAAGGAGCATAGAGGGAAGTGATGTGGTGAGGAAGATGGGCGTCAAATACAAAAAGGCAAAAATGCTCTCCGGTAGATCCAACATTTAACTTGCTGAGTTCGGGCCTCTTCCCTATGATGACAAGGATGGTTCTGGAGAGAATGGATCCTTGCCTTCTGGCTCATCCATATGTGGTGTCAGGATGGGTGGAGAAGAGGTTGGGGACTGTTGAATCTGTTATTGTTTTCTTCCGCACCATGCGTCTTGAGACAAGAACTTTGATTTGCTATGCTCTCCGGAGCTGAGCGCTGttgaaaggagtgataactggTGTGGTGTTAAATGTTGAGAACCAACTGAAATGGAAGATTCCCGGTGTCTTTGACGCCTGCCGTTTGGTGTGACGTAGACCCGGCGGAGAGCGTGGTGAAACAGAGAAGATACTGTCTGTCCTGCTGAGTTTTGATGCAGAGTCTTTGCCAGACAATATTGATTTAGGAGGTGTCAGGTATCCTGTGGGAGCTTTGGTCCCGACCCCTAGTTTGGTAACAGCTGATGTACAGCAACCgaataaacatctgcattttgcaTTAAAATCGAATTATAATATATTTTATTAACAAAAACACAAAGATGATTAAAAAGTATTGTagatgctgtgttttcatgtttagAATACTGTGCTGACAGTAGTAATGGATGTGAGTACACAGTTCACACCTCGATGAGAAATTAAATTGGACAATAGCTAGCCGAAAGGCTCATAATAGCTAATTGGTGATGGAAACTTATTTGAATGATTGTATAGAAACACACATGCCACATAACAAACTGTGATCTTATAACAAAATAAACTATATCATAAACtgcctaaatggcaccctatcaaATAGAAATTAGTTTAGGTGAAAATATGGCTTAACATGTTTATTTACCACAGTGTGAAacttgagtttaaaaaaaatgcagtttTCGACCCATTAGAAAGAAAAGAAGGCGACTAATTTCTTCAATATAATTATTCATTCAGTTAAACCCATAAAACTATCTTGTGGTTTTACTGCAGGCCCGCAGTATTTCTTTCAGTCTGGAGTAGATGTGCACAAAGATGCCCTCTGTTGGTCTGAATGAGCATTAACGGCAACAACGGTTGACAGTAAAATACTATGATCTCACGCACTTTAAGGTACCTTACCATACCGCACTGCAGCACAATGCAACTACTAAATGAGGTTTAGGCTATtccatgatactcaaattttccctataccaaTCAAGAGATTGCTACAACCTATAGCCTAGAAATTAAAGTTTATaccgtaggtgcacaggtcgagagacaaattggagTGATCAAGGTGACAGGCAGAGACACATTCAATcccaccttgcacactcttgcctgcatctagctgatgaTCTGGGGTGTAATctttagtccaaacagttgcaaaacgtttcaaaagtttctattggacaaattcaggtattcaAATTCATTCCCGCCCCATTTCGttctgtttaagaaacattttgcaacagaataggcataatgaatacacccctgatcacacacacacagttacatttcatagcagccacatagaGCATTATCACTTTACTTGTTGTAAAATTCATTCTCGCATCTACAAGCTTTCCTCCTCTCAGCTTTTCCCTTCAATTGTGGActtcagtacacaacacaacagctaTCTGTGACTAGGCACAAAAACCTCTCCTTACCAAACCTTCACACCATAACCACTAACCGCTACACAACCTACATCGTCACCATATCAAGGTTATAGTAaaacaaaccaaaatagaacCAACACATTAGTAAACCCACAATCCAATCCCAAGTGTACAATCACGCATTACAGTGTACAGCAAGTAGTTTAGCAGTTAAACCGGCGGGCCCCGGTGCAcaaacatttataaaaccaaaagcttacattgacttggaagagttgtagtgttggatagccttagccagctagctaacataaatagcattcctctctgtttgagtcaggttCTTTGGGTAGAATAAATTAGCTGCAATAGCTAAGTGAAAGGTAGactaagaagaagaaaaaatctaatgaaatatagctagctctctctctctctctatgctgctTCAACTATTGcctttctctctttgagtcaactactcactgcagtgctagctagctgtagcttttgCTTTCAGTACTAAATTAATTATCAGATCCTTTGGATGGGAAACGTGTTAGTTcatactgcaagagctctgataggttggaggatgtcctccaggtGTAGTCATAATtattgtgtaagtctatggaatgtGGTGAGAACCACGAGGCTCCTAGGTTTTGaattattgaagtcaatgtacccaacGAATTCACCAGACAAAGGCTATTTCTTTACAAAACAACGTGCAACTGCGACTCAAACTGGCCATAGTTTTATTAGAAAGAATATGGCCCTTTATAATGTCCACTTATGTTCATATGCTGTATATAGCATCTTAACGTTTTAAGACAAAATAGATCAATCATTTGTCCAGCCTTTGCTGCTATGCTTGCAGATGTGCATAATATGCTGTGACCCTAATCAAAAAGTATTTATCACCAAATAACAACAACTTAGCGATAGGTTGTTGTAACATTTgaacttaaaacatgtttttcattgAATGAAATAATAATTGTATGGGTGAACACCTTATAGTttcattgtattgacattcccagccttattTACAGTCGTCTGTTTTTGTTCAAAATATGAAGTAATTGAAACTGAAACACTGCATCCCGAATgggtggaggcagcaaacaatgtactaGGCCAGCGACAATTTACAACCTGATAGAAATATgttttggactaccaagaaatgtagtattggtgaattatattaatcatgcattgagctgcatccatctattctgccaacaatgccttactgTACAACATGGAATTTCAagtcaaatagaacctatttttaaaaaacctcttataaagttggttttgaagcataaactgggaatttgatatgttttactgatattatgattgttcgtttgtttcatatctgcaaagtagttcaaatgctgtcagttccactttaaatacTTCAAAATCAGTCAAAAATACAGTATTTGGTTCTTTGAGCTTGACACCAATAAGCACAAAGTAAGGAAAAATGTGACctgtaatagttttttttatatgtGCCAGAAATGTATTTGTGCCTCTTTTTCCAAGAAGGACCATAGTGATTGTATCA contains the following coding sequences:
- the LOC109897596 gene encoding tetratricopeptide repeat protein 25-like, which produces MGNFEFALVFYHRGHKRWPELQEFRLGIQKAQEAIDNSVGYPSSVNLENKGDLSFFHKADEGKKGRPKGLIHPLRREMRHQNKKMPKSEKTAKQLLGELYSDKEKLLKDEGRAARNLLLSLFLYVHSFVLVSVHNQYTVTLGKMLFYHVPYLENWPLRVL